The following are from one region of the Natronosporangium hydrolyticum genome:
- a CDS encoding DUF5996 family protein translates to MTSRATMSWPSLRVSDWTPTRDTLHMWTQIVGKIRMAHAPLLNHWWQVTLYVSPRGLTTSAIPHRSGAFEIEFDFLGHQLDVRSSDGGARSFPLRPMPVAEFYTQIMDLLDQLGIEATIQPRPNEVDPAIPFAEDHDHASYDGEAATLFWRQLLQANRVMGEFRSHFVGKVSPVHFFWGGMDLACTRFSGRPAPPHPGGVPNCGDWVMVEGYSRELSSCGFWPGGGEEGAFYSYAYPEPDGFAEQEIGPEGAFFSTQFQQFLLPYEVARAAPDPDRAVAEFLRTTYESAADRGHWDRSALEDNPSRWHRTPTA, encoded by the coding sequence ATGACGAGCCGAGCAACCATGAGCTGGCCGAGCCTCCGGGTCTCGGACTGGACGCCTACCCGCGACACCCTGCACATGTGGACCCAGATCGTAGGAAAGATCCGCATGGCCCACGCCCCGTTGCTCAACCACTGGTGGCAGGTAACCCTGTACGTGAGCCCGCGCGGGTTGACGACGTCGGCCATCCCGCACCGTTCGGGGGCCTTCGAGATCGAGTTCGACTTCCTCGGCCACCAGCTCGACGTCCGCTCCAGCGACGGCGGCGCCCGGAGCTTCCCGCTCCGGCCGATGCCGGTCGCCGAGTTCTACACCCAGATCATGGACCTGCTCGACCAGCTCGGGATCGAGGCGACGATCCAGCCGCGCCCCAACGAGGTCGACCCGGCGATCCCGTTCGCCGAAGACCACGACCACGCCTCCTACGATGGCGAGGCGGCCACCCTGTTCTGGCGACAGCTGCTGCAGGCGAACCGGGTGATGGGCGAGTTCCGGTCGCACTTCGTGGGCAAGGTCAGTCCGGTGCACTTCTTCTGGGGTGGGATGGACCTCGCGTGCACCCGCTTCTCGGGCCGGCCGGCCCCGCCGCACCCCGGCGGAGTGCCCAACTGCGGGGACTGGGTCATGGTCGAGGGCTACTCCCGGGAGCTCTCCAGCTGCGGGTTCTGGCCCGGCGGCGGCGAGGAGGGTGCCTTCTACTCCTACGCCTATCCCGAACCCGACGGGTTCGCCGAGCAGGAGATCGGCCCCGAGGGCGCATTCTTCAGTACCCAGTTCCAGCAGTTCCTGCTGCCCTACGAGGTCGCTCGCGCCGCACCGGACCCCGACCGCGCGGTCGCCGAGTTCCTTCGCACCACCTACGAATCCGCTGCGGATCGGGGGCATTGGGACCGCTCCGCGCTGGAGGACAACCCGTCCCGCTGGCACCGTACTCCTACTGCGTAG
- a CDS encoding TetR/AcrR family transcriptional regulator: MTSADTEQTGLWARTRQRAYAEITAVAMDLFLTNGFEQTTIDEIVTAAGISRRSFFRYFGTKEDVVLGHFVAEGAVLRGALEGRPDSEEIWTALCRALFSLEGAEGDQQRILAISKMLYQTPSLRARSIEKHLRWYDDLVPEVERRLGQGSDTTLRAKVIVGCVITCLDLAGEAWTQDNGSKPLKEYFDAALNAVRR; encoded by the coding sequence ATGACCTCGGCAGACACCGAACAGACCGGACTGTGGGCGAGGACCCGACAGCGGGCCTACGCCGAGATCACGGCCGTCGCGATGGACCTGTTCCTGACCAACGGCTTCGAGCAGACCACCATCGATGAGATCGTCACGGCAGCCGGGATCTCCCGCCGGTCCTTCTTCCGATACTTCGGCACCAAAGAGGATGTTGTCCTGGGCCACTTCGTCGCTGAGGGCGCCGTCCTCCGCGGCGCGCTGGAGGGTCGGCCCGACAGCGAGGAGATCTGGACCGCCCTGTGCCGTGCGCTGTTCTCCCTTGAGGGAGCCGAAGGCGACCAGCAGCGGATCCTGGCGATCTCGAAGATGCTCTACCAGACCCCGTCCCTACGAGCACGAAGCATCGAGAAGCACCTGCGCTGGTACGACGATCTCGTGCCGGAGGTGGAACGGCGCCTCGGCCAAGGCAGCGACACGACGCTTCGCGCCAAAGTGATCGTTGGCTGCGTGATCACCTGCCTCGACCTCGCGGGCGAGGCGTGGACCCAGGACAACGGATCGAAGCCCCTCAAAGAATACTTCGACGCCGCTCTCAACGCCGTCAGGCGGTAG
- a CDS encoding GNAT family N-acetyltransferase encodes MSESRPIGTYTADLADGSPVGRVDFVDSPQAEGERVFFHTEVDRRFGGRGLAGLLVREVLKDSIRRSVTVVPVCPLFARHLAKHGDEFVADGGKFRQPTPGDLALVKRATA; translated from the coding sequence ATGAGTGAGTCTCGCCCGATCGGCACCTACACCGCGGACCTCGCCGACGGTTCGCCCGTCGGCCGGGTGGACTTCGTCGACTCTCCCCAGGCGGAGGGTGAGCGAGTCTTCTTTCACACCGAAGTAGACCGGAGGTTCGGGGGGCGGGGCCTCGCCGGGCTGCTGGTCCGCGAGGTGCTCAAAGACAGCATTCGCAGGAGTGTCACCGTGGTTCCGGTGTGCCCGCTGTTCGCGCGCCACCTGGCGAAGCATGGCGATGAGTTCGTCGCCGATGGTGGCAAGTTCCGGCAGCCGACACCTGGCGACCTCGCGCTCGTCAAGCGTGCTACCGCCTGA
- a CDS encoding oxidoreductase: MKTAIVTGATSGLGLVTARALVRLGMRVVLPARDPARAARAVDRITAGVPDASVEAHTLDLADLRTVRRFAETFEAEHGQLDLLVNNAGIMWGPRTETADGFEAQLGINHLGHFALTGLLLPLLHRAPAGRVVTVGSMEHLRGVIDFDDLQLVRGYHPRRAYQRAKLANVMFGLELDRRLRRAQSPVRSVLAHPGAAATGLQTRTTARRFRPLAEMWNRVLLQTPEQGARAQIQAALDSDIAGGSYIGPTRLMELRGPVGDARIAPAARDLTHCERLWAVSEELVEG; the protein is encoded by the coding sequence GTGAAGACCGCCATCGTCACCGGAGCGACCTCCGGCCTCGGCCTCGTCACCGCTCGTGCCCTGGTCCGGCTCGGGATGCGGGTGGTTCTCCCCGCCAGAGACCCGGCCCGGGCCGCGCGAGCAGTTGACCGCATCACCGCCGGCGTTCCCGACGCCTCAGTGGAGGCACACACTCTCGACCTCGCCGACCTGCGCACCGTGCGCAGGTTCGCGGAGACCTTCGAAGCTGAGCACGGTCAGCTCGACCTGCTGGTGAACAACGCCGGCATCATGTGGGGGCCGCGCACCGAGACCGCAGACGGATTCGAGGCGCAGCTCGGCATCAACCATCTGGGCCACTTCGCCCTCACCGGTCTGCTGCTCCCGCTGCTCCATCGGGCACCGGCGGGCCGAGTGGTGACCGTGGGATCGATGGAGCACCTACGCGGTGTGATCGACTTCGATGATCTGCAGCTGGTGCGGGGCTACCATCCGCGCCGTGCCTACCAGCGAGCCAAGCTCGCCAATGTCATGTTCGGGCTCGAACTCGACCGCCGGCTGCGTCGCGCGCAGTCTCCGGTACGCAGCGTCCTGGCTCATCCCGGCGCCGCCGCCACCGGGCTGCAGACCCGCACCACGGCCCGCAGGTTTCGACCGTTGGCCGAGATGTGGAACCGGGTGCTGTTGCAGACGCCGGAGCAAGGAGCGCGCGCACAGATCCAAGCGGCTCTCGACTCCGACATCGCCGGAGGCTCCTATATCGGTCCTACGCGGCTGATGGAGCTGCGCGGTCCCGTCGGCGACGCGCGCATCGCCCCCGCAGCGCGGGACCTCACCCACTGTGAGCGTCTCTGGGCGGTCTCCGAGGAGCTCGTCGAGGGGTAG
- a CDS encoding SDR family NAD(P)-dependent oxidoreductase gives MSESKRPLDYAGQTVLITGASAGLGAEFARQLAARGSDLVLVARRADRLDALGAELQQQHRIAVTALPMDLSQPGVGRSLRQELDARRVEVTSVVNNAGFANLGFFHEQDLPSLMTEIAVDVTAVVEICHTFLPQLRQRGDGFLLNVASMAAYQGNATMAVYGATKAFVLSLTEALWYEARGTGLRVLVFSPGATETEFFEVAGEGASGGARRMRPEVVVATALRALDRRKPPPGVIAGGSNRLSAVVGRVVGRRRMAEMVGSLMTRTTTDR, from the coding sequence ATGAGCGAATCGAAGAGACCCCTGGACTACGCCGGCCAGACAGTTCTGATCACGGGGGCGAGCGCTGGGCTCGGAGCGGAGTTCGCCCGCCAGCTCGCTGCCCGTGGCAGTGACCTGGTGCTCGTGGCACGCCGGGCCGACCGCCTCGACGCGCTCGGTGCAGAGCTTCAGCAACAGCACCGCATCGCGGTGACGGCGCTGCCGATGGACCTGTCCCAGCCCGGCGTCGGCCGGTCACTCCGGCAGGAGCTCGACGCCCGCAGGGTCGAGGTGACCAGCGTGGTGAACAACGCCGGCTTCGCCAACCTCGGGTTCTTCCACGAGCAGGACCTGCCGAGTCTCATGACCGAGATAGCGGTTGATGTCACGGCCGTGGTGGAGATCTGCCACACCTTCCTGCCCCAGCTCCGCCAGCGAGGAGACGGGTTCCTCCTGAACGTGGCGAGCATGGCGGCCTACCAGGGGAACGCCACGATGGCGGTCTACGGTGCCACCAAAGCGTTCGTGCTCAGCCTCACCGAGGCCCTGTGGTATGAAGCCCGCGGCACGGGTCTGCGTGTGCTCGTTTTCTCTCCGGGCGCGACCGAGACGGAGTTCTTCGAGGTAGCGGGCGAGGGGGCCAGCGGCGGCGCGCGGCGGATGAGACCCGAGGTGGTGGTCGCGACCGCGCTCAGGGCACTCGACCGGCGCAAACCGCCCCCCGGCGTCATCGCAGGCGGCTCCAATCGGCTCTCCGCGGTGGTCGGCAGGGTCGTCGGCCGCCGGCGCATGGCCGAGATGGTCGGCTCGCTCATGACCCGTACGACCACCGACCGGTGA
- a CDS encoding TetR/AcrR family transcriptional regulator, translated as MAPLTTTLSRGSIVEAAVDITRTEGLAAVTMRAVATRFTVTPMALYRYVADRDELIRLTADRIGALIRPAPAASWQDQVRAWAHAQRSVLRAHPGLAAWLMDNGPAGPEAYRLLESLARAFADAGLDDAHVVRGTAQVMSWTFSRVAIEDAADARHRAGRPGRTRAFLAGLDQIDPNSHPTAARIGPALFTLPMSELFESGLDSIIASLAAADPHPGPQNPPGTASGEAPG; from the coding sequence ATGGCGCCGCTGACGACGACGTTGAGCCGGGGGTCGATCGTCGAAGCGGCGGTCGACATCACCCGCACCGAGGGCCTGGCCGCAGTCACCATGCGCGCGGTCGCCACCCGGTTCACCGTCACCCCGATGGCGTTGTACCGTTACGTCGCCGACCGCGACGAGCTGATCCGGCTGACCGCCGACCGCATCGGCGCGCTGATCCGGCCCGCGCCGGCGGCCAGCTGGCAGGATCAGGTCCGCGCGTGGGCACATGCCCAGCGCAGCGTGTTGCGGGCGCATCCGGGCCTCGCCGCCTGGCTGATGGATAACGGCCCGGCCGGCCCGGAAGCCTACCGCCTGCTGGAGTCGCTCGCCCGGGCGTTCGCCGACGCCGGGCTCGACGACGCACACGTCGTCCGCGGCACCGCGCAGGTGATGAGCTGGACATTCTCGCGGGTCGCCATCGAGGACGCCGCCGACGCCCGGCACCGGGCCGGCCGCCCGGGCCGGACCCGGGCGTTCCTGGCCGGGCTCGATCAGATCGATCCGAACTCGCACCCGACGGCGGCCAGAATCGGTCCGGCCCTGTTCACCCTGCCGATGTCGGAGCTGTTCGAGAGCGGCCTGGACTCGATCATCGCCAGCCTGGCCGCCGCCGATCCGCACCCGGGTCCGCAGAATCCACCCGGCACGGCCTCAGGCGAGGCACCGGGCTGA